A window of the Bradyrhizobium ottawaense genome harbors these coding sequences:
- the tolQ gene encoding protein TolQ, producing MNPADVAQSALPLASSDVSLIALFLQAHWVVKTVMLGLLSCSVWVWAIAIDKIILYSRTKRAMDRFEQAFWSGQSIEELYRALSAKPTQSMAACFVAAMREWKRSFESQTRSFAGLQMRIEKVMNVSIAREVERLERRLLVLATVGSAGPFVGLFGTVWGIMSSFQSIAASKNTSLAVVAPGIAEALFATAIGLIAAIPATIFYNKFISEVNRQAQRLEGFADEFSAILSRQIDERA from the coding sequence ATGAATCCCGCCGACGTGGCCCAATCAGCACTGCCGCTGGCGTCCAGCGACGTGTCGCTGATCGCGCTGTTCCTGCAGGCCCACTGGGTCGTGAAAACGGTCATGCTGGGGCTATTGTCCTGCTCGGTCTGGGTCTGGGCGATCGCGATCGACAAGATCATCCTCTACTCCCGCACCAAGCGCGCCATGGACCGCTTCGAACAGGCGTTCTGGTCCGGGCAATCGATCGAGGAACTGTATCGGGCGCTGTCGGCCAAGCCGACGCAATCGATGGCGGCGTGTTTCGTCGCGGCCATGCGCGAATGGAAGCGCTCGTTCGAAAGCCAGACGCGGTCCTTTGCCGGCCTGCAGATGCGGATCGAGAAGGTGATGAACGTTTCCATCGCCCGCGAGGTCGAGCGGCTGGAACGGCGGCTTCTGGTGCTGGCAACCGTCGGTTCGGCCGGGCCGTTCGTCGGCCTGTTCGGAACCGTCTGGGGCATCATGTCGAGCTTCCAGTCGATTGCAGCCTCGAAAAACACCTCGCTGGCGGTGGTCGCCCCCGGTATCGCCGAGGCGCTGTTTGCCACCGCGATCGGCCTTATCGCCGCCATTCCGGCGACTATTTTCTACAATAAGTTCATTTCCGAGGTGAACCGGCAGGCCCAGCGCCTGGAAGGTTTCGCCGACGAGTTTTCGGCCATTTTGTCGCGCCAGATCGACGAGCGGGCGTGA
- a CDS encoding biopolymer transporter ExbD: MAMNMAGSSGGGGRGRRRAAVMAEINVTPMVDVMLVLLIIFMVAAPLMTSTIDIDLPVASGGKSLASNAPPLTLSVKRTNGACNSNVELYLGDTLISSADLLPKIKAIRETRSDADSVVFLRGDKDVCYTDMMKLLGYIRTAGFKANIVIVPEQGS, encoded by the coding sequence ATGGCGATGAACATGGCAGGTTCGTCGGGTGGCGGCGGACGCGGCCGGCGTCGGGCCGCTGTCATGGCGGAGATCAACGTCACGCCGATGGTCGACGTCATGCTGGTGCTGCTGATCATCTTCATGGTGGCGGCGCCGCTGATGACCTCGACCATCGACATCGACCTGCCGGTCGCCAGCGGCGGCAAGTCGCTCGCCTCGAATGCGCCGCCACTGACGCTGTCGGTCAAGCGCACCAATGGTGCCTGCAATTCGAACGTCGAACTCTACCTCGGGGACACCCTGATCTCGTCCGCCGACCTGCTGCCCAAGATCAAGGCGATCCGGGAGACCCGGTCGGATGCCGACAGCGTGGTCTTTCTGCGTGGTGATAAAGACGTCTGCTACACGGATATGATGAAATTATTGGGATATATTCGGACCGCGGGGTTCAAGGCGAACATCGTCATCGTGCCAGAGCAGGGCTCGTGA
- a CDS encoding cell envelope integrity protein TolA: MKVKVDKTLVASVVLHVLVLGWTMVSFSTRALEMTPEDSVPVDVVSPDQLAHIMAGMKTGKKENPKPLVDKVAEAKPVDDAVGKVSEKAPVVTDTSPPPQPKVEEKPVEKKPDPPKVVEKPKEEPKPIEKKPDPVKPDPIAEAIKKEEKKPPPKPVQQAAKPPEPAKPKTERAFDQSKIAALLDKRDPTRQAATGDTLNSNAALGLSKGAAADNSATWGAMFKQQVERCWKKPYGGIEQQKSEAVFAIRLKRDGSLEGMPVPEGTPATPYLRVYQESALRAIIECQPYRLPAAFFEEWKYFAPVFTEQKT, encoded by the coding sequence GTGAAGGTCAAGGTCGACAAGACACTGGTTGCGTCGGTGGTCCTGCACGTCCTCGTGCTGGGCTGGACGATGGTGTCGTTTTCGACCCGGGCGCTCGAAATGACACCGGAAGACTCGGTCCCGGTGGACGTCGTCTCGCCCGATCAGCTCGCGCACATCATGGCCGGCATGAAGACCGGCAAGAAAGAAAACCCGAAGCCGCTGGTCGACAAGGTCGCCGAAGCCAAGCCGGTCGACGACGCCGTCGGCAAGGTGAGCGAGAAGGCGCCCGTCGTCACCGATACCTCGCCGCCGCCGCAGCCGAAGGTCGAGGAAAAGCCGGTCGAGAAAAAACCCGATCCGCCGAAGGTGGTCGAGAAGCCGAAGGAAGAACCGAAGCCGATCGAGAAGAAGCCCGATCCCGTCAAGCCCGATCCGATCGCTGAGGCGATCAAGAAGGAAGAGAAGAAGCCGCCGCCAAAACCGGTCCAGCAGGCCGCCAAGCCGCCGGAGCCGGCAAAGCCGAAGACTGAGCGCGCCTTCGATCAGTCGAAGATCGCGGCGCTGCTCGACAAGCGCGATCCGACGCGCCAGGCCGCGACCGGCGACACACTGAATTCCAATGCCGCCCTTGGCCTGTCGAAGGGCGCGGCCGCGGACAATTCCGCGACCTGGGGTGCGATGTTCAAGCAGCAGGTCGAGCGCTGCTGGAAGAAACCCTATGGCGGCATCGAGCAGCAGAAGTCCGAGGCTGTGTTCGCCATCCGCCTGAAGCGCGACGGTTCGCTGGAAGGCATGCCGGTTCCGGAAGGCACGCCGGCGACCCCCTACCTTCGCGTCTATCAGGAGAGCGCGTTGCGCGCGATCATCGAATGCCAGCCCTACCGACTGCCCGCGGCGTTTTTCGAGGAATGGAAATATTTCGCGCCGGTTTTCACCGAACAGAAGACCTGA
- the tolB gene encoding Tol-Pal system beta propeller repeat protein TolB, whose product MPFRLSRRQIISGMAALGAVAGARNALAQGPKRIIVPEGEFTPLPIAIPNFVAGTPGDAEVGVGVSQVITNNLKRSGLFAPIDQAAFIERISNIDAAPQFQSWKTINAQALVTGRMTRQGDGRLKAEFRLWDVNTGQQLTGQQYFTSPEYWRRIAHIISDQIYERLTGEKGYFDSRVVFVDETGPKERRVKRLAMMDQDGANVRYLTKGSDLVLTPRFSPSTQEITYMEFGQGDPRVYLFNIETGQREIVGNFPGMSFSPRFSPDGQRVIMSLQQGGNSNLFVMDLRSKTTTRLTDTPAIDTSPSYAPDGSKICFESDRGGKPQIYVMPAGGGGAQRISFGEGSYSTPVWSPRGDYIAFTKQGGGQFAIGIMKTDGSGERILTSGYHNEGPTFAPNGRVLMFFREAGGAGGPSLFTIDISGRNELRVPTPGYASDPAWSPLLS is encoded by the coding sequence ATGCCGTTCCGCCTGAGCCGCCGGCAGATCATTTCCGGAATGGCCGCCCTTGGCGCCGTCGCCGGCGCTCGCAATGCGTTGGCGCAAGGGCCGAAGCGCATCATCGTTCCCGAAGGCGAATTCACGCCGCTGCCGATCGCGATCCCGAACTTCGTGGCGGGCACGCCCGGAGACGCCGAGGTCGGCGTCGGCGTGTCGCAGGTCATCACCAACAATCTCAAGCGCTCAGGCTTGTTCGCGCCGATCGATCAGGCTGCCTTCATCGAGCGCATCAGCAATATCGACGCCGCGCCGCAGTTCCAGAGCTGGAAGACCATCAACGCGCAGGCGCTGGTGACCGGTCGCATGACCCGGCAGGGTGACGGCCGCCTCAAGGCGGAATTCCGCCTCTGGGACGTCAACACCGGCCAGCAGCTCACCGGCCAGCAATATTTCACCTCGCCGGAATACTGGCGGCGGATCGCGCACATCATCTCCGACCAGATCTACGAACGGCTGACCGGCGAGAAGGGCTATTTCGACAGCCGCGTGGTGTTCGTCGACGAGACCGGTCCCAAGGAACGGCGGGTCAAGCGGCTGGCAATGATGGACCAGGACGGCGCCAATGTCCGCTATCTGACCAAGGGCTCCGATCTGGTGCTGACGCCGCGGTTCTCGCCGTCGACCCAGGAAATCACCTATATGGAATTCGGCCAGGGCGACCCGCGGGTCTACCTGTTCAACATCGAGACCGGGCAGCGCGAGATCGTCGGCAATTTCCCCGGCATGTCGTTCTCGCCGCGGTTCTCGCCGGACGGCCAGCGCGTGATCATGAGCCTGCAGCAGGGCGGCAACTCGAACCTGTTCGTGATGGACCTGCGGTCGAAGACCACCACCCGACTGACCGATACGCCGGCGATCGACACCTCGCCGTCCTACGCGCCGGACGGCAGCAAGATCTGCTTCGAATCCGACCGCGGCGGAAAGCCGCAGATCTATGTGATGCCGGCAGGCGGCGGCGGCGCGCAGCGAATATCGTTCGGCGAGGGCAGCTATTCGACGCCGGTATGGTCGCCGCGCGGCGATTATATTGCGTTCACCAAGCAGGGCGGCGGGCAGTTCGCGATCGGCATCATGAAGACCGACGGCTCGGGCGAGCGCATCCTGACCTCGGGCTATCACAATGAAGGCCCGACATTCGCGCCGAACGGCCGGGTCCTGATGTTCTTCCGGGAGGCCGGCGGCGCCGGCGGACCTTCGCTGTTCACCATCGACATCTCCGGACGCAACGAATTGCGGGTTCCAACACCGGGCTACGCGTCCGACCCGGCGTGGTCCCCGCTGTTGTCCTGA
- a CDS encoding putative bifunctional diguanylate cyclase/phosphodiesterase, whose protein sequence is MQLASQTAEQDQNVSPSTYAALIDSLFQNAAPLFAGAVMVAFAAAMTALKTGLMLLWPCVAFLMLIGAIRAVDMHLYRKRKSASDLTADEAARWEKRYQIWAIIYAGALGAWCSIALLGSNDAVAHMICLSVTTGYVAAGAGRTFGRPQIFQVQIAAATGPTSIALAMHGTPYYIGMACVSGVFFLALRQITTSLQEIFVRALVARERESALANQFDTALNNMPHGLCMFRADDRLAVMNHRFSEMMNLPDDLVKRGVTASDIMAAGIAAGSISVASSRMILAEIEDTQARDMITTDPDPDRGRSLSWTFQPMADGGAVVLLEDITERRNAEARISHLARYDELTALPNRVNFRDEIGRLLAIQQGAEQLSALLFVDLDQFKQVNDTLGHPCGDQLLCAVAERLREMLRPEDFVARFGGDEFVVFQQNIHSADDAAGLARRIVDRLSERYKIDNHLVEIGASVGIAMSTRGVSADTLLKNADMALYRAKADGRGTFCFFRDEMAQVVEARRTLELDLRKALANEEFELYYQPLVNLKSGRISTCEALLRWNHPVRGTVSPIDIIPVAEDMGLIVDLGRWILRKACMECMKWPEAVSVAVNFSPQQFHQRDVLSEVRYALEVSGLPANRLEIEITESSLLRNTQMTHDVLSQLRSLGVRISLDDFGTGYSSLSYLHNFPLQKVKIDRSFLEGIDSQRPLTLLRGVARLSADLGMSVVVEGIETNEQLELISADGTVSEVQGYLFSRPVPAARVRQLLNVSHGRRLPDDPLQLVPSRSIA, encoded by the coding sequence ATGCAGCTTGCAAGCCAAACCGCAGAGCAGGACCAAAATGTCTCGCCGTCGACTTACGCGGCGCTGATCGATTCGCTGTTTCAGAACGCGGCGCCGCTGTTCGCGGGCGCTGTGATGGTCGCCTTCGCGGCGGCAATGACGGCGCTCAAGACCGGCCTCATGCTGCTCTGGCCCTGCGTCGCATTCCTGATGCTGATCGGCGCGATCCGCGCGGTCGACATGCACCTGTATCGGAAGCGCAAGTCGGCCTCTGACTTGACCGCCGACGAAGCGGCACGCTGGGAAAAGCGATATCAGATCTGGGCGATCATCTACGCGGGGGCGCTCGGAGCCTGGTGTTCGATCGCGTTGCTGGGCAGCAATGACGCCGTCGCTCACATGATATGCCTGTCGGTCACGACAGGGTATGTCGCGGCCGGTGCCGGCAGGACCTTTGGAAGACCGCAGATATTCCAGGTGCAGATTGCAGCCGCGACCGGCCCGACCTCGATCGCGCTGGCGATGCATGGCACGCCTTATTACATCGGAATGGCCTGCGTCAGCGGCGTGTTCTTCCTGGCGCTGCGGCAAATCACGACCAGCCTGCAGGAAATCTTCGTTCGGGCGCTGGTGGCGCGCGAGCGCGAGTCCGCGTTGGCGAACCAGTTCGATACCGCCTTGAACAACATGCCGCACGGGCTGTGCATGTTCCGCGCCGACGATCGGCTCGCGGTCATGAACCACCGCTTCAGCGAAATGATGAATCTACCCGACGACCTGGTGAAGCGAGGCGTCACCGCGTCCGACATCATGGCGGCAGGTATCGCCGCGGGTTCTATCTCCGTTGCCAGCAGCAGAATGATCCTCGCGGAGATCGAGGACACGCAGGCGCGAGACATGATCACGACCGATCCCGACCCCGACCGGGGCCGCTCGCTGTCGTGGACATTCCAGCCGATGGCGGATGGCGGCGCCGTCGTGCTGCTCGAAGATATTACCGAGCGGCGCAATGCTGAGGCCCGCATCAGTCATCTGGCCCGCTACGACGAACTCACCGCGCTGCCGAACCGGGTCAATTTCCGCGACGAGATCGGGCGGCTGCTGGCGATACAGCAGGGCGCCGAGCAATTGTCGGCGCTGCTGTTCGTCGATCTCGACCAGTTCAAGCAGGTCAACGACACGCTTGGTCACCCCTGCGGCGACCAGTTGCTGTGCGCGGTCGCCGAACGTCTGCGCGAGATGCTGCGGCCCGAGGATTTCGTGGCGCGGTTCGGCGGCGACGAGTTCGTCGTATTCCAGCAGAACATTCATTCGGCCGACGACGCCGCGGGCCTCGCCCGGCGCATCGTCGATCGCCTGAGCGAGCGCTACAAGATCGACAATCATCTGGTCGAGATCGGCGCCAGCGTCGGTATCGCCATGAGCACACGCGGCGTCAGCGCCGATACGCTGCTGAAGAACGCCGATATGGCGCTGTACCGCGCCAAGGCCGACGGCCGCGGCACCTTCTGCTTCTTCCGGGATGAGATGGCGCAGGTCGTTGAAGCCCGCCGTACTCTCGAACTGGACCTGCGCAAGGCGCTGGCGAACGAGGAGTTCGAGCTCTACTACCAGCCGCTGGTCAATCTCAAGTCGGGCAGGATCTCGACCTGCGAAGCGCTGCTGCGCTGGAATCATCCGGTTCGCGGCACGGTTTCCCCGATCGATATCATTCCGGTCGCAGAGGACATGGGCCTGATCGTCGACCTCGGCCGCTGGATCCTGCGCAAGGCCTGCATGGAATGCATGAAGTGGCCGGAAGCCGTCAGCGTCGCCGTCAATTTCTCGCCGCAGCAGTTCCATCAGCGCGACGTGCTGAGCGAAGTCCGTTACGCGCTCGAGGTTTCGGGCCTGCCGGCGAACCGGCTCGAAATCGAGATCACCGAATCCTCGCTGCTGCGCAATACGCAAATGACACATGATGTGCTGTCGCAATTGCGTTCGCTCGGCGTGCGGATATCGCTGGACGATTTCGGCACCGGATATTCCAGCCTTAGCTATTTGCACAACTTCCCGTTGCAGAAAGTGAAGATCGACCGCTCGTTCCTGGAAGGTATCGATAGCCAACGCCCGTTGACCTTGCTGCGCGGCGTCGCGCGGCTGTCCGCCGACCTCGGCATGTCGGTGGTTGTCGAGGGCATCGAAACCAACGAGCAACTCGAGCTGATCAGCGCCGACGGCACGGTCAGCGAGGTGCAGGGCTACCTGTTCAGCCGGCCGGTGCCGGCGGCGCGGGTCCGCCAGCTCCTGAACGTGTCGCACGGCCGGCGGTTGCCCGACGACCCCTTGCAGCTGGTTCCATCCCGCTCTATCGCTTGA
- a CDS encoding N-acyl amino acid synthase FeeM domain-containing protein gives MRSPAEASTTAMGRSSDWLNQADYRLATTPEEKDEIYRLRYRAYLREGAVRPSTEQRVVDSYEDAPNAWTFGVYFNGELYSSIRISVLTSEWRMSPSVELFGDVLHPELDKGRIFIDSTRFVADPDKARNFPELPYVTVRLGSMAGVYFNADYGLAIVRPEHQAFYRRVFLQETWCEPRLYPGLVKPVGLMAAHLPTVREPVLARYPFLRSTAFERRMLFERPGQPQSSPDPAASYERASIVPSS, from the coding sequence ATGAGGTCCCCGGCCGAAGCGTCTACGACGGCCATGGGGCGGAGTTCGGACTGGCTAAATCAAGCCGACTACCGTCTCGCAACAACGCCTGAGGAAAAGGACGAGATTTACAGGCTGCGCTACCGAGCATACTTGCGCGAGGGTGCCGTCCGTCCCTCTACCGAGCAGCGCGTGGTGGACAGTTACGAAGACGCCCCCAACGCGTGGACATTCGGTGTTTACTTCAATGGCGAACTCTACAGCTCGATCCGCATCAGCGTGCTGACGTCCGAATGGCGGATGTCGCCTTCGGTCGAACTGTTCGGTGATGTCCTGCATCCCGAACTCGACAAGGGCAGGATCTTCATCGATTCAACCCGTTTCGTTGCGGATCCTGACAAAGCCCGTAATTTTCCTGAGCTGCCCTATGTGACCGTGAGGCTCGGTTCCATGGCCGGCGTCTACTTCAACGCCGATTATGGACTGGCTATCGTTCGTCCGGAGCATCAGGCATTCTACCGTCGGGTGTTCCTGCAGGAAACCTGGTGCGAGCCGCGATTGTATCCGGGCTTGGTGAAGCCGGTCGGATTGATGGCCGCCCATCTTCCGACGGTGCGGGAGCCGGTCCTTGCGCGCTACCCGTTCCTGCGTTCGACCGCGTTCGAGCGCCGGATGCTGTTCGAGCGCCCAGGCCAGCCGCAGTCGTCGCCGGATCCCGCGGCCTCCTACGAGCGCGCTTCCATCGTTCCAAGTTCCTGA
- the pal gene encoding peptidoglycan-associated lipoprotein Pal, with amino-acid sequence MKYQMRNLQGWKLVAVLAVALSMGACAKNNVGPDGAMASAATPGSQQDFVVNVGDRVFFESDQTELSPQAIATLEKQAQWLQTYNRYSFTIEGHADERGTREYNIALGARRAQSVRTYLASRGIDANRMRTISYGKERPVAVCNDISCWSQNRRAVTVLNASS; translated from the coding sequence ATGAAATATCAAATGCGTAACCTCCAGGGTTGGAAGTTGGTTGCGGTGCTTGCCGTGGCGCTGTCGATGGGTGCCTGCGCCAAAAACAACGTCGGCCCCGATGGCGCGATGGCCAGTGCTGCGACCCCGGGCAGCCAGCAGGATTTCGTGGTCAATGTCGGCGACCGCGTGTTCTTCGAGAGCGACCAGACCGAGCTGAGCCCGCAGGCGATCGCCACGCTTGAGAAGCAGGCACAGTGGCTGCAGACCTACAACCGCTATTCCTTCACCATCGAAGGACATGCGGACGAGCGCGGCACCCGCGAGTACAACATCGCGCTTGGCGCGCGTCGCGCCCAGTCGGTGCGGACCTATCTCGCCTCGCGCGGCATCGATGCCAACCGCATGCGCACGATCTCCTACGGCAAGGAGCGTCCGGTCGCGGTCTGCAACGACATCTCCTGCTGGTCGCAGAACCGCCGCGCCGTCACCGTGCTGAACGCCAGCTCGTAA
- the ybgF gene encoding tol-pal system protein YbgF, which yields MSPRFLNAAGAAAIVAMLALSSQAAFAQVLAQADDADPEMRIQRLENQLRQLTGQNEELQYRNRQLEDRLRQLGAAPAAPGGPPQAVQPQVAQPQAAQPGMAALPPPQPNPAYRQPQAQPGYPAAQPGYDQPQIAAPAPIMQEPAAPQAPGRRRGDAFDPNQNPNAPGAPRALGGGQLPVAGEAPIGAPGGRGAGEPLDLGATSPRDPVGAPRGPASAALTTLPPSATPKDEFDLGIGYMQRKDYALAEETMKNFAQKHPSDPLIADSQYWLGESYFQRQQYRDAAEAFLGVTTKFDKSAKAPDSLLRLGQSLAALKEKEAACAALGEVTRKYPRASAGVKAAVDREQKRVKC from the coding sequence ATGTCACCCAGGTTTCTCAATGCTGCCGGCGCTGCGGCGATCGTCGCGATGCTGGCTCTGTCTTCTCAGGCCGCGTTCGCACAGGTACTGGCCCAGGCCGACGACGCCGATCCGGAAATGCGGATCCAGCGGCTGGAAAACCAGCTCCGGCAACTGACCGGCCAGAACGAGGAGCTGCAATACCGCAACCGGCAGCTCGAAGACCGGCTGCGTCAACTCGGTGCGGCACCGGCCGCGCCCGGCGGACCGCCGCAGGCTGTCCAGCCTCAGGTCGCCCAACCCCAAGCCGCTCAGCCCGGCATGGCCGCGCTGCCGCCGCCTCAGCCGAACCCCGCCTATCGGCAGCCTCAGGCACAGCCCGGTTATCCCGCGGCGCAGCCGGGTTACGACCAGCCGCAGATCGCGGCACCCGCCCCGATCATGCAGGAGCCGGCAGCCCCGCAGGCGCCCGGCCGCCGCCGTGGCGATGCCTTCGACCCCAACCAGAACCCGAACGCCCCTGGGGCACCGCGCGCGCTCGGCGGCGGTCAGTTGCCGGTCGCCGGCGAAGCGCCGATCGGCGCGCCCGGTGGGCGTGGCGCCGGCGAGCCGCTCGATCTCGGCGCCACCAGCCCGCGCGACCCCGTTGGCGCGCCGCGCGGCCCCGCCAGCGCGGCGCTGACCACGCTGCCGCCGTCGGCCACGCCCAAGGACGAGTTCGATCTCGGTATCGGCTACATGCAGCGCAAGGACTACGCGCTGGCCGAAGAGACCATGAAGAATTTTGCGCAGAAACATCCGAGCGATCCGCTGATCGCGGATTCGCAATACTGGCTCGGCGAGAGCTACTTCCAGCGCCAGCAGTATCGCGACGCGGCGGAAGCCTTTCTCGGCGTGACCACCAAATTCGACAAGTCAGCCAAGGCGCCGGATTCCCTGCTGCGGCTCGGCCAGTCGCTGGCGGCGCTGAAGGAAAAGGAAGCCGCCTGCGCCGCACTCGGCGAAGTGACGCGGAAATATCCGCGGGCCTCGGCCGGCGTCAAAGCCGCGGTCGACCGTGAGCAAAAGCGGGTTAAGTGCTAA
- the tilS gene encoding tRNA lysidine(34) synthetase TilS — MPDDDQSPISAQQAKRLFADWKAAPAIVLAVSGGPDSIALMWLAARWRRAMTRGPRLIAVTVDHGLRSEAAREARDVKRLAKDLDLPHRTLRWTGVKPKTGLPAAARAARYRLLAKAARTGGATHILTAHTRDDQAETLLMRMLRGSGIAGLAAMARESERDGVQLARPLLDIPKSQLIATLNRAKIAYADDPSNRDASYTRPRLRALMPALAEEGGDSRNLARLASRLARANAALEVLADGAERYLALRDRNDASRFGFDATAFAGLAEEIRLRLLKRAIDRVGHEGPVELGKLEALLGALDRAIADGQPRLKQTLAGAVIGLVQGRIHVDPAPPRRSRTG; from the coding sequence ATGCCCGACGACGACCAATCCCCAATCTCGGCCCAGCAGGCCAAGCGCCTGTTCGCGGACTGGAAGGCCGCGCCCGCGATCGTGCTCGCGGTTTCCGGCGGCCCGGATTCGATCGCGCTGATGTGGCTCGCGGCGCGCTGGCGCCGCGCCATGACACGCGGCCCCCGGCTGATCGCCGTCACCGTCGATCATGGCTTGCGCAGCGAGGCCGCGCGCGAGGCGCGCGACGTCAAGCGGCTGGCGAAGGACCTCGATCTGCCCCACCGCACGCTGCGCTGGACCGGCGTCAAGCCGAAGACCGGATTGCCGGCGGCGGCCCGCGCCGCGCGGTACCGGCTGCTCGCCAAGGCCGCCCGCACCGGCGGCGCCACGCATATCCTGACCGCGCATACCCGCGACGATCAGGCCGAGACGCTGTTGATGCGGATGCTGCGCGGCAGCGGCATTGCCGGTCTCGCCGCCATGGCGCGGGAGAGCGAGCGCGACGGCGTGCAGCTGGCGCGGCCGTTGCTCGATATCCCGAAATCGCAGCTCATCGCGACACTGAACCGGGCGAAAATCGCCTATGCCGACGATCCGTCCAACCGCGACGCCAGCTACACGCGCCCCCGGTTGCGGGCGCTGATGCCGGCGCTTGCCGAGGAAGGCGGCGACAGCCGCAACCTGGCGCGGTTGGCCTCACGGCTGGCGCGGGCGAATGCCGCGCTCGAAGTACTGGCCGACGGCGCCGAGCGTTATCTCGCCCTGAGGGATCGCAACGATGCCTCGCGCTTCGGGTTCGATGCCACTGCGTTTGCCGGCCTGGCCGAGGAAATCCGGCTGCGGCTGTTGAAGCGGGCGATCGATCGCGTCGGCCACGAGGGACCGGTGGAACTCGGCAAGCTGGAGGCCCTGCTGGGGGCGCTGGATCGGGCCATTGCAGACGGCCAGCCCAGGCTGAAACAGACCCTTGCCGGGGCGGTGATCGGGCTCGTCCAGGGCCGAATTCACGTCGATCCGGCACCGCCGCGCCGCAGCAGGACGGGGTGA